One genomic window of Numida meleagris isolate 19003 breed g44 Domestic line chromosome 1, NumMel1.0, whole genome shotgun sequence includes the following:
- the FZD4 gene encoding frizzled-4: MERRGGGGRMLALLLAGLLGGARGFGDEEERRCDAIRIAMCQNLGYNVTKMPNLVGHELQADAELQLTTFTPLIQYGCSSQLQFFLCSVYVPMCTEKINIPIGPCGGMCLSVKRRCEPVLKEFGFAWPDSLNCSKFPPQNDHNHMCMEGPGDEEVPLHSKMSLQPGEECHSMGSNSDQYIWVKRNLDCVLKCGYDAGLYSRSAKEFTDIWMAVWASLCFISTAFTVLTFLIDSSRFSYPERPIIFLSMCYNIYSIAYIVRLTVGRERISCDFEEAAEPVLIQEGLKNTGCAIIFLLMYFFGMASSIWWVILTLTWFLAAGLKWGHEAIEMHSSYFHIAAWAIPAVKTIVILIMRLVDADELTGLCYVGNQNLDALTGFVVAPLFTYLVIGTLFIAAGLVALFKIRSNLQKDGTKTDKLERLMVKIGVFSVLYTVPATCVIACYFYEISNWAVFRFSADDSNMAVEMLKIFMSLLVGITSGMWIWSAKTLHTWQKCSNRLVNSGKVKREKRADGWVKPGKGNETVV, translated from the exons ATggagcggcgcggcggcgggggccgaatgctggccctgctgctggccgGGCTGCTCGGCGGGGCGCGGGGCTTCGGCGACGAGGAGGAGCGGCGCTGCGACGCCATCCGCATCGCCATGTGCCAGAACCTGGGCTACAATGTCACCAAGATGCCCAACCTGGTGGGCCACGAGCTGCAGGCGGACGCCGAGCTGCAGCTCACCACCTTCACCCCCCTCATCCAGTACGGCTgctccagccagctccag TTCTTCCTTTGTTCAGTCTATGTCCCGATGTGCACAGAGAAGATTAACATCCCCATAGGTCCCTGTGGTGGCATGTGCCTCTCCGTCAAAAGAAGATGTGAACCTGTTTTAAAAGAGTTTGGATTTGCCTGGCCGGACAGCCTGAACTGCAGCAAATTCCCACCCCAGAATGATCACAACCACATGTGCATGGAGGGCCCGGGAGACGAAGAGGTTCCCCTTCACAGCAAGATGTCCttgcagcctggagaggagTGCCACAGCATGGGATCTAATTCAGATCAGTACATCTGGGTCAAGAGAAACCTGGACTGTGTCCTGAAGTGTGGCTACGACGCCGGGCTCTACAGCAGGTCAGCGAAGGAGTTCACAGATATCTGGATGGCCGTGTGGGCCAGTCTGTGCTTCATATCAACTGCGTTCACAGTCCTGACCTTCCTGATTGATTCATCCAGATTTTCCTACCCAGAGCGCCCAATCATATTTTTGAGCATGTGCTACAATATTTATAGCATTGCTTATATTGTGAGGCTAACTGTGGGCCGGGAAAGGATATCCTGTGATTTTGAAGAGGCAGCAGAACCTGTTCTTATCCAAGAAGGTCTTAAGAACACAGGATGTGCTATAATTTTCTTGCTGATGTACTTTTTCGGGATGGCTAGCTCCATCTGGTGGGTTATTCTGACACTGACATGGTTTCTGGCTGCGGGACTCAAGTGGGGCCACGAAGCTATCGAAATGCACAGCTCTTATTTCCACATCGCAGCCTGGGCTATCCCCGCGGTGAAGACCATCGTCATTTTGATCATGAGATTGGTAGATGCCGACGAGCTCACTGGCCTGTGCTACGTTGGGAACCAGAACCTGGATGCGCTGACGGGCTTCGTGGTCGCTCCGCTTTTTACCTACCTGGTTATTGGAACTCTATTCATCGCAGCAGGATTAGTGGCCTTATTTAAAATCAGATCTAATCTTCAGAAAGACGGAACTAAAACTGACAAACTGGAGAGACTGATGGTTAAAATCGGTGTCTTCTCAGTGCTGTACACCGTCCCAGCCACGTGCGTCATTGCCTGTTACTTCTACGAAATCTCCAACTGGGCCGTTTTCCGCTTTTCGGCAGACGATTCCAATATGGCAGTGGAGATGCTCAAAATCTTCATGTCCCTCCTGGTGGGCATCACTTCAGGTATGTGGATCTGGTCAGCCAAAACTCTGCACACGTGGCAGAAGTGCTCGAACAGACTGGTGAACTCAGGGAAAGTGAAACGGGAGAAGAGAGCAGATGGTTGGGTGAAACCTGGGAAAGGGAACGAGACTGTGGTGTGA